A region from the Rufibacter sp. DG15C genome encodes:
- a CDS encoding response regulator transcription factor: protein MKILLIEDEPKVSAFIKKGLEEQTYEVELAYDGFYGAKLALENEYALVILDVILPRMNGVEVCKTIRQQNQTLPILMLTALGSTDDKILGLDSGADDYLVKPFEFQELLARIRALTRRVQEGVSSEVLQLADLELDVQKKTVTRSGVPISLTAREFALLQYLLRNKERVVSRVDIIEQVWETSFDTGSNVIDVYINFLRKKVDKDFSPKLIHTLVGMGYVLKEME from the coding sequence ATGAAAATACTGCTCATTGAAGATGAACCCAAAGTAAGCGCCTTTATCAAGAAAGGCCTGGAGGAGCAGACCTATGAGGTGGAACTGGCCTATGACGGTTTTTATGGCGCCAAGCTGGCTTTGGAAAATGAATACGCGCTGGTGATTCTGGACGTGATTCTGCCGCGCATGAACGGGGTAGAGGTATGTAAAACTATTCGGCAGCAAAATCAAACCTTGCCCATTCTCATGCTCACCGCCCTGGGTAGCACAGATGATAAGATTCTAGGGTTGGACTCGGGTGCGGATGATTACTTGGTCAAGCCGTTTGAGTTTCAGGAGCTGTTGGCCAGGATTAGGGCTTTGACGCGTCGGGTGCAGGAAGGTGTTTCCAGTGAGGTGTTGCAATTGGCAGATTTGGAACTGGACGTCCAAAAGAAAACCGTGACCCGCAGTGGCGTGCCCATCTCATTGACAGCGCGTGAGTTTGCACTCTTGCAGTACCTTTTGCGCAATAAGGAGCGCGTCGTGTCCAGGGTAGATATTATTGAGCAAGTCTGGGAAACGTCTTTTGACACGGGCAGCAACGTGATAGACGTGTACATCAATTTTTTGCGCAAGAAGGTAGACAAAGATTTTTCGCCCAAACTGATTCATACGCTGGTGGGCATGGGCTATGTGTTAAAGGAGATGGAATAG